From Humibacter ginsenosidimutans, a single genomic window includes:
- a CDS encoding ABC transporter substrate-binding protein has product MELRAIARTAGTRGGKRILATAALATVVALSLTACAGSGANTANAADAKTLTLEQAQKATSAADFGGMAGLVAAANKEGHLNVITLPPSWANYGKIIAGFQKKYPNIKINSENPNGSSADEVAAAKSQKGQSTAPDVFDLGTAVLDDNLDLLADYKVKNWADLPADYKDAKGKWYYDYTGLMSIGYDSKVIKKAPKSIDDLLGSDYKGKVAIKGDPTQANEAASAVYWANLQSGGTADDIQPGIDFFGKLKKAGNFLSVLPTQATVNSGETPVVIQWSYNNLAWGPAGGSAGNPNWKTVVLPGTALGSYYNQAINADGPNPAAARLWEEYLYSPEVQNLYLASGAYPATLQAMISNKTVDESTLKSVGEPPKNFVQLTADQATKAGSLLGSSWSKTVG; this is encoded by the coding sequence ATGGAACTACGCGCGATCGCCCGCACCGCGGGCACGCGAGGCGGCAAGCGCATTCTCGCGACCGCCGCCCTGGCGACGGTCGTCGCCCTCTCGCTCACGGCCTGCGCAGGCAGCGGAGCGAACACGGCGAACGCCGCAGACGCGAAGACCCTCACGCTCGAGCAGGCGCAGAAGGCGACAAGCGCCGCCGACTTCGGCGGCATGGCGGGTCTCGTCGCAGCGGCGAACAAGGAGGGCCACCTCAACGTGATCACCCTGCCGCCGTCGTGGGCGAACTACGGCAAGATCATCGCCGGCTTCCAGAAGAAGTACCCGAACATCAAGATCAACTCGGAGAACCCGAACGGTTCCAGCGCCGACGAGGTCGCCGCGGCGAAGTCGCAGAAGGGGCAGAGCACCGCCCCCGACGTGTTCGACCTCGGCACCGCCGTTCTCGACGACAATCTCGACCTGCTCGCCGACTACAAGGTGAAGAACTGGGCCGACCTGCCCGCCGACTACAAAGACGCGAAAGGCAAGTGGTACTACGACTACACCGGCCTGATGTCGATCGGCTACGACTCCAAGGTGATCAAGAAGGCGCCGAAGAGCATCGACGACCTGCTCGGCTCCGACTACAAGGGCAAGGTCGCCATCAAGGGCGACCCGACCCAGGCCAACGAGGCTGCGAGCGCTGTCTATTGGGCCAACCTCCAGTCGGGCGGCACGGCCGACGACATCCAGCCGGGCATCGACTTCTTCGGCAAGCTGAAGAAGGCCGGCAACTTCCTCTCCGTGCTGCCGACGCAGGCCACGGTGAACTCGGGCGAGACGCCCGTGGTCATCCAGTGGAGCTACAACAACCTGGCTTGGGGTCCGGCGGGCGGTTCGGCGGGCAACCCGAACTGGAAGACCGTGGTGCTTCCCGGCACGGCACTGGGCAGCTACTACAACCAGGCGATCAACGCCGACGGCCCGAACCCGGCGGCCGCTCGCCTGTGGGAGGAGTACCTGTACAGCCCCGAGGTGCAGAACCTGTACCTGGCCTCCGGCGCCTATCCGGCCACCCTGCAGGCCATGATCTCGAACAAGACCGTGGACGAGAGCACGCTGAAGTCCGTGGGTGAGCCGCCGAAGAACTTCGTGCAGCTCACGGCAGACCAGGCCACCAAGGCCGGTTCGCTGCTCGGCTCCAGCTGGTCGAAGACGGTCGGCTGA
- a CDS encoding TIGR03364 family FAD-dependent oxidoreductase, translating into MTSDDSSAIAPHADLIVVGAGIVGLAHAWHAVLRGMSVIVIERDERAVGASIRNFGHLCATAQSGLALEYAMDARETWLQAGAVAGIPVRTDGTVVLARTQAEADVLEEFHALRDDAVRMLTPAEAARLAGFDSPGLVAGAHLPLDLRVDSPDAIPALAAAIAERGADLRYGENVLEISGGLVRTNRREYTAETVVLAVGHDVDRHYPELAAEAGVQRCRLRMMEIEAPSGMTVAPGVFTGTSLLRYDGFASTDSAQRVRAELAESAPELLENTVNLMFTQRANGRIVIGDTHHYDTTLTPFEAEEVDELLLDQFRLLFGVPDLTVLRRWRGVYASAPTGPFLMASPEPGVVVASVTSGIGMTTGFGLARAVLDELVSSRQAHTAA; encoded by the coding sequence GTGACTTCCGACGACTCCTCCGCCATCGCCCCGCACGCCGACCTCATCGTGGTCGGTGCGGGCATCGTGGGGCTCGCCCACGCCTGGCACGCCGTGCTGCGCGGGATGTCGGTCATCGTGATCGAGCGCGACGAGCGCGCGGTGGGTGCGAGCATCCGGAACTTCGGGCACCTGTGCGCCACCGCGCAGTCGGGTCTCGCGCTGGAGTACGCGATGGATGCCCGCGAGACGTGGCTGCAGGCGGGAGCCGTCGCGGGCATCCCGGTGCGCACCGACGGCACGGTGGTGCTGGCCCGCACGCAGGCGGAGGCCGACGTGCTCGAGGAGTTTCACGCGCTGCGCGACGACGCCGTGAGGATGCTCACCCCCGCCGAGGCCGCGCGGCTGGCGGGCTTCGACTCGCCCGGCCTCGTCGCCGGCGCGCACCTCCCTCTCGATCTGCGCGTCGACTCCCCCGACGCGATCCCGGCGCTCGCCGCGGCGATCGCGGAGCGCGGCGCCGACCTGCGGTACGGCGAGAACGTGCTCGAGATCTCGGGCGGGCTCGTGCGCACGAACCGGCGGGAGTACACGGCCGAGACGGTCGTGCTCGCCGTCGGACACGACGTGGACAGACACTACCCCGAGCTCGCCGCCGAGGCGGGGGTGCAGCGCTGCCGCCTGCGCATGATGGAGATCGAGGCACCCTCCGGCATGACCGTCGCCCCCGGAGTGTTCACCGGCACCTCGCTGCTGCGCTACGACGGCTTCGCGAGCACGGACTCCGCGCAGAGGGTGCGTGCCGAACTCGCCGAGTCCGCGCCCGAGCTGTTAGAGAACACCGTGAACCTCATGTTCACGCAGCGGGCGAACGGTCGCATCGTGATCGGCGACACCCACCACTACGACACCACGCTCACGCCGTTCGAGGCCGAAGAGGTCGACGAGCTGCTGCTCGACCAGTTCCGCCTGCTGTTCGGCGTGCCCGACCTCACGGTGCTGCGGCGCTGGCGGGGCGTGTACGCCTCCGCCCCGACCGGGCCGTTCCTGATGGCGAGCCCGGAGCCCGGGGTGGTCGTGGCATCCGTCACCAGCGGCATCGGCATGACGACGGGCTTCGGGCTCGCGCGTGCCGTTCTCGACGAGCTCGTCTCCTCCCGACAGGCCCACACCGCAGCGTGA
- a CDS encoding GntR family transcriptional regulator → MTVPLHERVRTSIRDRILSGDLVAGDTLPSEAELCAQFGASRGPVRQAISALSAEGLIETSQGKVPTVSRLPLKQPIDDFFSFSAWVTAIGRIPGQHTVEIALRRADPVLSAELRVDDDENIVQLLRVRSIDAEPTMLERTAFVAWVGRMLFDFDTDSGSIFGHLIEQGVPLDHGEHTIDAVAADEQDALHLSVPVGSPLLRVRRVTTSRDGEVLEYSDDRYRPDRADLVVRNARTPTSQRVFVTRQLTPETSGDTSRRTP, encoded by the coding sequence ATGACGGTGCCTCTCCACGAACGCGTTCGCACGAGCATCAGGGACCGCATCCTCAGCGGCGACCTCGTCGCGGGTGACACACTGCCCAGCGAGGCGGAGCTGTGCGCACAGTTCGGGGCCTCCCGTGGCCCGGTACGTCAGGCCATCTCGGCGCTGAGCGCCGAGGGCCTGATCGAGACCAGTCAGGGCAAGGTGCCCACGGTGAGCAGGCTGCCGCTGAAGCAGCCGATCGACGACTTCTTCTCGTTCTCCGCCTGGGTCACGGCCATCGGCCGCATACCCGGCCAGCACACTGTGGAGATCGCCCTCCGCAGGGCCGACCCGGTGCTGTCCGCCGAGCTTCGCGTCGATGACGACGAGAACATCGTGCAGCTGTTGCGGGTGCGCTCCATCGACGCAGAGCCCACCATGCTGGAGCGCACGGCGTTCGTGGCGTGGGTCGGCCGCATGCTGTTCGACTTCGACACCGACTCCGGGTCGATCTTCGGGCACCTGATCGAACAGGGCGTTCCGCTCGACCACGGCGAGCACACCATCGACGCGGTCGCCGCCGATGAGCAGGACGCCCTCCACCTGTCCGTTCCCGTCGGCTCGCCGCTGCTGCGCGTGCGTCGCGTCACCACCTCGCGCGACGGCGAGGTGCTCGAGTACTCCGACGATCGCTACCGGCCCGATCGCGCCGATCTCGTGGTGCGCAACGCGAGAACGCCGACCAGCCAGCGCGTCTTCGTCACCCGTCAACTCACCCCGGAGACCTCCGGAGACACCAGCAGGAGAACACCGTGA
- a CDS encoding phosphonatase-like hydrolase, with amino-acid sequence MTIRLVCLDMAGTTIDEGGVVYDVLRSSVENATGRRVADDVLARWTGTDKHGAITGLLTEIGDDPARADEVFAVFSRRLDEAYAATQATLFHGVRKAVRSLRSHGVKVALQTGYTLEVAAPLLDAVGWRIGHDIDAIATADDVSASRPAPYLVFRTMEATGVRSVDEVLVAGDTPNDLGAGHNAGARYVVGVLTGAADAVQLGRHPHTHLLPGVADIPALLAEAGELPAGG; translated from the coding sequence GTGACCATTCGACTCGTCTGCCTCGACATGGCAGGAACGACCATCGACGAAGGCGGTGTCGTCTACGACGTGCTCCGCTCCAGCGTCGAGAACGCCACCGGCCGCCGGGTCGCCGACGACGTGCTCGCGCGGTGGACCGGCACCGACAAGCACGGGGCGATCACCGGACTCCTCACCGAGATCGGCGACGACCCGGCGCGTGCCGACGAGGTCTTCGCCGTCTTCTCGAGGAGGCTCGACGAGGCCTACGCCGCCACGCAGGCCACGCTCTTCCACGGCGTGCGCAAGGCGGTCAGGAGTCTGCGCAGCCACGGCGTGAAGGTCGCGCTGCAGACCGGGTACACGCTCGAGGTGGCGGCGCCGCTGCTGGATGCCGTGGGCTGGCGCATCGGCCACGACATCGACGCCATCGCCACGGCCGACGACGTCTCCGCCTCCAGGCCCGCTCCGTACCTCGTGTTCCGCACCATGGAGGCCACGGGGGTGCGCAGCGTCGACGAGGTGCTGGTCGCAGGGGACACCCCGAACGACCTCGGCGCCGGGCACAACGCCGGTGCGAGGTACGTGGTCGGGGTGCTGACCGGCGCGGCCGATGCGGTGCAGCTGGGCAGGCATCCGCACACGCACCTGCTTCCCGGTGTCGCCGACATCCCGGCGCTCCTGGCAGAGGCGGGGGAGTTGCCTGCAGGGGGCTGA
- a CDS encoding VOC family protein, with translation MSVVLSPYLSFRDNAREAMEFYQTVFGGDLTVSTFRDFHMQEEPSELDKVMHSQLTAPGGITLMAADTPNRMDHTPGGAVTISLSGDDEPTLRGYWDRLSDGANISQQLSQAPWGDWFGQLVDRFGVAWMMDISAQG, from the coding sequence ATGTCCGTCGTACTCAGCCCCTACCTGAGCTTTCGCGACAACGCTCGCGAAGCCATGGAGTTCTACCAGACCGTCTTCGGCGGTGACCTCACGGTCAGCACGTTCCGCGACTTCCACATGCAGGAGGAGCCGAGCGAGCTCGACAAGGTGATGCACTCGCAGTTGACGGCGCCCGGTGGCATCACGCTGATGGCCGCCGACACGCCGAACCGCATGGACCACACGCCCGGCGGTGCCGTCACGATCTCGCTGAGCGGTGACGACGAGCCGACGCTGCGCGGGTACTGGGATCGGCTCTCCGATGGCGCGAACATCAGCCAGCAGCTCTCGCAGGCGCCGTGGGGAGACTGGTTCGGCCAGCTCGTCGACCGCTTCGGGGTCGCCTGGATGATGGACATCTCGGCTCAGGGCTGA
- the ligD gene encoding non-homologous end-joining DNA ligase: MADETTLDVNGPHGVRRVRISHPGRVVYPQVGITKLDLAHYAIAVAEPFLAANGDRPVSLQRFRDTIDGEQFFSKNPPRGTPDYVRDVTVVYPSARSHPQLVLDEPASIVWAVQMGTVVFHPWASRAEDSDNPDQLRIDLDPQPGTDFSDAIPAATELRAVLAEAGLDAFVKTSGNRGLHVFAPIRPEHEFLDVRHAVIAAARELERRMPDAVTTAWWKEERGEKIFVDFNQANRDRTMAGAYSPRALAHASVSAPVTWDELESVDPHDFTVLTMPQRLADAGDPWADFGAHPGSIDVLLSWWRRDTENGLGELPFPPDFPKMPGEPPRVQPSKKVDANWDAAGNRVDEA; the protein is encoded by the coding sequence ATGGCAGACGAGACAACGCTCGACGTCAACGGCCCGCACGGCGTGCGCCGGGTGCGCATCAGCCACCCGGGCCGGGTGGTGTATCCGCAGGTGGGGATCACGAAGCTCGATCTCGCGCACTACGCGATCGCGGTGGCCGAGCCGTTCCTGGCGGCCAACGGCGACCGGCCCGTGTCGCTGCAGAGGTTCAGGGACACGATCGACGGCGAACAGTTCTTCTCGAAGAACCCGCCGCGCGGCACGCCCGACTATGTGCGCGACGTGACGGTCGTCTACCCGAGCGCCAGGTCGCATCCCCAGCTCGTGCTCGACGAGCCCGCGTCGATCGTCTGGGCCGTGCAGATGGGCACCGTCGTGTTCCATCCGTGGGCGTCGCGGGCCGAAGACTCCGACAACCCCGATCAGCTCCGCATCGATCTCGATCCGCAGCCCGGCACCGACTTCTCCGACGCGATCCCGGCAGCGACCGAGTTGCGTGCCGTTCTCGCGGAAGCGGGTCTGGATGCGTTTGTGAAGACCTCGGGCAACCGCGGCCTGCACGTGTTCGCGCCCATCCGACCCGAGCACGAGTTCCTCGATGTGCGCCACGCTGTCATCGCGGCCGCTCGCGAGCTGGAGCGTCGCATGCCGGATGCCGTCACCACGGCCTGGTGGAAAGAGGAGCGCGGAGAGAAGATCTTCGTCGACTTCAACCAGGCGAACCGCGACCGCACGATGGCGGGTGCGTACAGCCCGCGGGCGCTGGCACACGCATCCGTCTCGGCCCCCGTCACCTGGGACGAGCTCGAGTCTGTCGATCCGCACGACTTCACCGTGCTCACCATGCCGCAGCGGCTGGCCGATGCCGGAGATCCGTGGGCGGATTTCGGGGCGCACCCCGGCAGCATCGACGTGTTGCTGTCGTGGTGGCGGCGCGACACCGAGAACGGCCTCGGCGAGCTTCCGTTCCCTCCCGACTTCCCGAAGATGCCGGGCGAGCCGCCGCGCGTGCAGCCCAGCAAGAAGGTCGACGCCAACTGGGACGCCGCAGGCAACCGCGTCGACGAGGCCTGA
- a CDS encoding ATP-dependent DNA ligase, producing MAESLVAPMLAKAVDGVPVPDSVPGGLSYEPKWDGFRGIVAVGEADAHGRRDVEIGSRGSKPLTRYFPELVSAFAWQLPRCVLDGEIVLRRGTRGEERLDWEALSQRIHPAATRIALLAETTPAMFVAFDLLALDGEDLMEQPFAERRAALEQLAAPWVEPLHLCQTTTDVETARRWLVEFEGAGLDGVVAKPLAAPYAPGKRTMLKVKHHRTADVVLIGYRVHSSGRGVGSLLLGLYDSDGALRSVGGASAFSNARRLELVDELEPLVERDAEGNAVTGEGERSRFSSSKDVSFVTLRPERVLEVRYDQLEGARFRHTVQFERWRDDREPRSCTFDQLDQPAAYDLGDVLA from the coding sequence ATGGCTGAATCCCTCGTGGCGCCCATGCTCGCCAAAGCCGTCGACGGCGTCCCCGTCCCGGACTCCGTGCCGGGCGGCCTCTCGTACGAACCGAAGTGGGACGGATTCCGCGGCATCGTCGCGGTCGGCGAGGCGGATGCCCACGGCCGACGGGACGTCGAGATCGGCAGCCGCGGTTCCAAGCCGCTGACCAGGTATTTTCCCGAGCTGGTCTCGGCATTCGCCTGGCAGTTGCCGCGCTGCGTGCTCGACGGGGAGATCGTGCTGCGTCGCGGAACGAGGGGCGAGGAGCGACTCGACTGGGAGGCGTTGTCGCAGCGCATCCATCCGGCCGCAACCCGCATCGCCCTGCTCGCGGAGACGACGCCGGCGATGTTCGTGGCCTTCGATCTGCTCGCCCTCGACGGCGAGGATCTGATGGAGCAGCCGTTCGCCGAGCGCCGCGCCGCGCTGGAGCAGCTCGCGGCGCCGTGGGTCGAGCCGCTGCACCTGTGCCAGACCACGACCGACGTCGAGACTGCCAGGCGATGGCTCGTGGAGTTCGAGGGCGCCGGGCTCGACGGGGTTGTGGCGAAGCCGCTCGCCGCCCCCTATGCCCCTGGCAAGCGCACGATGCTCAAGGTGAAGCATCACCGCACGGCCGACGTCGTGCTGATCGGCTACCGCGTGCACTCCAGCGGACGTGGCGTGGGATCGCTGCTGCTCGGTCTCTACGACAGCGACGGGGCATTGCGGAGCGTTGGCGGCGCATCCGCGTTCAGCAACGCACGCCGACTCGAGCTCGTCGACGAGTTGGAACCGCTGGTCGAGCGCGACGCCGAGGGCAATGCGGTGACCGGAGAGGGCGAGCGGAGCCGCTTCTCGTCGAGCAAGGATGTCTCGTTCGTCACGCTGCGCCCGGAGCGTGTGCTCGAGGTGCGCTACGACCAGCTCGAGGGTGCGCGCTTCAGGCACACCGTGCAGTTCGAACGGTGGCGCGACGACCGCGAGCCTCGCTCATGCACCTTCGACCAGCTCGATCAGCCTGCGGCGTACGACCTGGGCGACGTGCTGGCCTGA
- a CDS encoding DNA-3-methyladenine glycosylase family protein: protein MTGPASPGSATGERASRESAGSPLAGHLEREVVLRSLVNHSVPGVERVDLDDGTVTRLLRTASGLVPVTVAVLDDGVRILGGGDAETTEIVREWFDLDTDIDAVGEAFAGDAVLGPLVRERPAVRVIGHPDAFEAAVQTVLGQQVSLAACRTFTGRLAAAYGAPGPGELLAFPEARVVADADLDQLRAAVGIPLARARTVIAVAAAFADGLRVRRGEDAATVRSALLALPGIGPWTVDYLALRVLRDPDAYPVGDLVLRRALGGVTPAAASELGERWRPWRAYATMQLWTADAFSRTSSA from the coding sequence GTGACCGGGCCGGCGTCGCCGGGGTCGGCGACGGGCGAGCGGGCATCGCGCGAATCCGCGGGCAGCCCGCTCGCCGGACACCTCGAGCGCGAGGTGGTGCTGCGATCGCTCGTGAACCACAGCGTGCCGGGGGTGGAGCGCGTGGATCTCGACGACGGGACGGTGACGAGGCTGCTGCGCACGGCATCCGGACTCGTTCCCGTGACCGTCGCGGTGCTCGACGACGGCGTGCGGATCCTCGGCGGAGGCGACGCCGAGACGACGGAGATCGTGCGGGAGTGGTTCGACCTCGACACGGACATCGACGCCGTCGGAGAGGCGTTCGCGGGTGACGCGGTGCTGGGCCCGCTGGTGAGGGAGCGGCCCGCCGTGCGGGTGATCGGGCATCCCGATGCCTTCGAGGCCGCCGTGCAGACCGTGCTCGGCCAGCAGGTCTCTCTGGCCGCCTGCCGCACCTTCACCGGGCGGCTCGCGGCCGCCTACGGAGCGCCAGGACCCGGCGAGCTGCTCGCGTTTCCCGAGGCGCGCGTCGTCGCGGACGCCGACCTCGATCAGCTGCGCGCCGCAGTCGGCATCCCGCTCGCGAGGGCCCGCACGGTGATCGCCGTCGCTGCGGCGTTCGCCGACGGGCTGCGCGTGCGACGCGGCGAGGATGCGGCCACGGTGCGCTCCGCATTGCTCGCGCTGCCGGGCATCGGACCGTGGACCGTGGACTACCTGGCTCTGCGGGTGCTGCGCGATCCCGATGCCTACCCCGTCGGCGACCTCGTGCTGCGCAGGGCCCTCGGCGGCGTGACGCCGGCCGCCGCGTCGGAGCTCGGCGAACGCTGGCGACCGTGGCGGGCGTACGCCACGATGCAGCTGTGGACCGCCGACGCGTTCTCCCGCACGTCGTCGGCCTGA
- a CDS encoding methylated-DNA--[protein]-cysteine S-methyltransferase, with protein sequence MATNELTEHLSALHERLQREAGERGLLDIAYRYTETPVGRLLVASTTQGIVRIAFESEGFDDVLQALADRVSPRVLEAPARLDHAVAELDEYFEHRRTAFDLPLDRALSRGFRGEVQRLLPTIAYGHTASYGELADAAGRPRAYRAVGTACATNPLPIVVPCHRVLRGDGSLGGYAGGLDAKRTLLALEAAA encoded by the coding sequence ATGGCGACGAACGAGCTGACGGAGCACCTCTCCGCCCTGCACGAGCGGCTGCAACGGGAGGCGGGCGAGCGCGGACTGCTCGACATCGCCTACCGGTACACGGAGACACCTGTTGGCAGGCTGCTCGTGGCGAGCACGACGCAGGGCATCGTACGCATCGCGTTCGAGAGCGAGGGCTTCGACGACGTGCTGCAGGCGCTCGCCGACAGGGTGAGCCCGCGGGTGCTGGAGGCGCCCGCCCGGCTCGATCATGCGGTCGCCGAGCTCGACGAGTACTTCGAACACCGGCGCACGGCCTTCGACCTGCCGCTCGACCGGGCGCTCAGCCGTGGGTTCCGCGGCGAGGTGCAGCGCCTGCTGCCCACCATCGCCTACGGGCACACCGCCAGCTACGGGGAGCTCGCGGATGCCGCCGGCCGGCCCCGCGCGTACCGTGCTGTGGGCACGGCCTGCGCCACGAACCCGCTTCCGATCGTCGTGCCGTGCCATCGGGTGCTGCGCGGCGACGGATCGCTGGGCGGCTACGCGGGCGGCCTGGACGCGAAGCGCACTCTGCTCGCGCTCGAGGCCGCGGCGTGA
- a CDS encoding RNA polymerase sigma factor, which yields MPLPFETVVRTHGTVVLRVCRSMLAVHDADDAWSETFLSAMDAYPRLAPDANVEAWLVTIARRKCIDLLRAKGRHALPVEHVPEEASTLGLPELDAEWREESDQVVRAVATLPERQRKAVTYHYLGGLRYQEVADIIGGTTEAARRAAADGIRSLRRTMGAG from the coding sequence ATGCCCCTGCCGTTCGAGACCGTCGTGCGCACACACGGCACCGTCGTGCTGCGCGTGTGCCGCTCGATGCTCGCCGTGCACGACGCGGATGACGCCTGGTCGGAGACTTTCCTCTCCGCCATGGATGCCTACCCGCGCCTCGCCCCCGACGCGAACGTCGAAGCGTGGCTGGTCACGATCGCGCGCCGCAAGTGCATCGACCTGCTGCGCGCCAAGGGCCGCCATGCACTTCCGGTCGAGCACGTTCCCGAAGAGGCGAGCACGCTGGGCCTGCCCGAGCTCGACGCCGAGTGGCGCGAGGAATCGGACCAGGTGGTGCGTGCCGTCGCGACGCTGCCGGAGCGCCAGCGCAAGGCGGTCACCTACCACTACCTCGGCGGGCTGCGATACCAGGAGGTGGCTGACATCATCGGCGGCACGACGGAGGCCGCGAGGCGGGCGGCGGCCGACGGCATCCGCTCGCTGCGACGAACGATGGGAGCCGGGTGA
- a CDS encoding LLM class flavin-dependent oxidoreductase, whose protein sequence is MAVKFGLDTFGDVPLGEDGAQGPAAETIRNVIDEAVLADELGVDAFGIGEHHRADFAISAPDIVLSAIASRTKDITVGTAVTVLSSDDPVRVYERFATLDAVSNGRAEITVGRGSFTESFPLFGFDLSQYEKLFEEKLELFSLLREEDPVTWVGTVRAPLTDQQVYPKTESGRLKAWVGVGGSPESVIRSVRYGIPMALAIIGGNAGRFAPYVDLYKRAQEQLEREPMPLAMHSPGFVADTDELAMEQLYPYQKASTDRIGRERGWAPQSKEQYISEVRHGSLYVGSPETVAKRISEAIKVLGVDRFDLKYANGPMPHDLLMHSIELYATKVIPRVRELLAD, encoded by the coding sequence GTGGCCGTGAAGTTCGGACTGGACACCTTCGGGGACGTTCCCCTCGGCGAGGACGGCGCACAGGGCCCGGCCGCCGAGACCATCAGGAACGTCATCGACGAGGCGGTGCTCGCCGATGAGCTCGGCGTCGACGCCTTCGGGATCGGCGAACACCATCGCGCCGACTTCGCGATCAGCGCCCCCGACATCGTGCTGTCGGCCATCGCCTCCCGCACGAAGGACATCACGGTGGGCACCGCGGTGACCGTGCTCAGCTCCGACGACCCTGTGCGCGTCTACGAACGGTTCGCGACGCTGGATGCCGTGTCGAACGGCCGCGCGGAGATCACCGTCGGACGCGGCTCGTTCACCGAGTCGTTCCCGCTGTTCGGATTCGACCTGTCGCAGTACGAGAAGCTCTTCGAGGAGAAGCTGGAACTGTTCAGCCTGCTCCGCGAGGAGGACCCCGTGACCTGGGTGGGCACGGTCCGAGCACCTCTGACGGACCAGCAGGTGTACCCGAAGACGGAGTCGGGCCGGCTCAAGGCGTGGGTCGGAGTGGGCGGCAGCCCGGAGAGCGTCATTCGGTCGGTGCGCTACGGCATCCCCATGGCCCTGGCGATCATCGGCGGCAACGCAGGGCGCTTCGCCCCGTACGTGGACCTGTACAAGCGCGCCCAGGAGCAGCTGGAGCGCGAGCCCATGCCGCTGGCGATGCACTCCCCCGGGTTCGTCGCCGACACCGACGAGCTGGCGATGGAGCAGCTGTATCCGTATCAGAAGGCATCCACCGACCGCATCGGGCGCGAGCGCGGCTGGGCGCCGCAGAGCAAGGAGCAGTACATCAGCGAGGTGCGACACGGGTCGCTGTACGTCGGCTCGCCGGAGACGGTCGCCAAGCGCATCTCCGAGGCGATCAAGGTGCTGGGCGTCGATCGTTTCGACCTCAAGTACGCGAACGGCCCGATGCCGCACGACCTGCTGATGCACTCGATCGAGCTGTACGCCACGAAGGTCATCCCCCGCGTGCGCGAGCTGCTCGCGGACTAG
- a CDS encoding YihY/virulence factor BrkB family protein, whose product MEPLDLAKKKAHRASKQTRKLAKSLRDHDEPQPPSPAQVALREREAKAAASARYGRMPWGYVLSRTLREYGRDGCSDLAAGLTYFSVLSALPALLALVSVLGLLGAGGEGSKTLLDVVDAVAPEQVQPALAGLVNQLTSSTAAGIGLAVGIVGAVWSASGYVGAFMRAVNRIYGVAEGRGTLALRSRQLVITVVVLVLMVIVVLSLVLTGPFARTIGEALGWGGAVSATWEIVKWPVIGVAVVVAVCVLFFGAPNLRGLRLRYVASGAAVAVVVMVAGSLVFGFYASTFASYNRVYGTVGGLLVALLWVWLANLALVIGAELASELQRGRQLALGVPAEERVQLQVRGSTASEKATRKLEADTLVGRAIREATAAQHDASTAHSVGAGIA is encoded by the coding sequence ATGGAGCCACTCGACCTCGCGAAGAAGAAGGCGCATCGGGCGAGCAAGCAGACCCGCAAGCTCGCGAAATCGCTGCGCGACCACGACGAGCCGCAACCGCCGTCACCCGCGCAGGTCGCGCTGCGAGAGCGTGAGGCGAAGGCCGCGGCATCCGCACGCTACGGACGCATGCCGTGGGGTTACGTGCTCTCGCGCACCCTGCGCGAGTACGGGCGAGACGGATGCTCCGACCTCGCCGCCGGCCTCACCTACTTCTCCGTGCTGTCGGCTCTGCCCGCCCTCCTGGCGCTCGTCTCGGTCCTGGGTCTTCTGGGTGCGGGCGGCGAGGGGTCCAAGACCCTGCTCGATGTCGTGGATGCCGTCGCGCCGGAGCAGGTGCAACCCGCCCTGGCAGGTCTCGTGAACCAGCTCACTTCCTCGACGGCGGCGGGAATCGGTCTCGCCGTCGGCATCGTCGGCGCGGTGTGGTCGGCGTCCGGATACGTCGGAGCCTTCATGCGGGCGGTGAATCGCATCTACGGCGTGGCCGAAGGACGCGGCACGCTCGCGCTGCGCTCGCGTCAGCTCGTCATCACCGTCGTGGTGCTCGTGCTGATGGTGATCGTCGTGCTCTCCCTCGTGCTGACCGGTCCGTTCGCTCGCACGATCGGGGAGGCGCTCGGGTGGGGCGGTGCGGTGTCGGCCACCTGGGAGATCGTGAAGTGGCCCGTGATCGGGGTCGCTGTGGTGGTCGCGGTGTGCGTGCTCTTCTTCGGCGCCCCGAACCTCCGCGGCCTACGGCTGCGCTACGTGGCGTCGGGCGCGGCGGTCGCCGTCGTCGTCATGGTCGCCGGCTCGCTGGTGTTCGGCTTCTACGCGTCCACTTTCGCCAGCTACAACCGGGTGTACGGCACCGTCGGCGGGCTGCTGGTCGCACTGCTCTGGGTGTGGCTGGCGAACCTCGCGCTCGTGATCGGCGCCGAGCTCGCCTCCGAGCTCCAGCGCGGCCGTCAGCTCGCGCTGGGGGTGCCGGCGGAAGAGAGGGTGCAGCTTCAGGTGCGCGGGAGCACGGCCTCCGAGAAGGCGACGCGCAAGCTCGAGGCCGACACGCTCGTCGGCCGCGCCATCCGCGAGGCGACGGCGGCCCAGCACGATGCGAGTACTGCCCATTCGGTCGGTGCGGGGATAGCCTGA